The genome window TATATAGATTTATGAGAAGCCTCTCAGACCATAGTCAACATTGTGCGAAAATGTAATCCCTGAGAAAACATGCAGATAAAATTTGAAGTCGTTTTATGTTTGCAGAATCAACCAGAAGAAGTTGTGAGACTTGTGGCACAAACCTGATTCCATATCCACTTAGCACTGGACCAAAATGTGGCGACGCCATGTATCTCAATTTTCACTGCAACATCTCTTCAGGGGAAGTTACCTTTGATGTTCCTATTGGCACTTATAGGGTCACAAGCATAAGTCCAGAAACACGAAAATTCATCATTCAAACCAATGATGCAAACGATTGTAAGGCTGGAAATTCAGGTGATGATTTATTTCGGTTCAAGCAGCCATCACCATTTCATGTTACTAGCAGATGTAATGCAGATGAAGTAGAGATAGGCTGGGATCCTCCATTGGAACCAACCTGCTCTTCACCAACAGATTGCAAAGATTGGCCAAATTCAACTTGTAATGGAACAAGCAATGGAAAGAAAAGGTGCCTCTGCAATACAAACTTTCAATGGGATAACTTGAGTGTGAATTGCACTGAAGGTAGAATAACACCATTATTTTCAGTATGTCCTCAAATAGTTCAAAACTTAAAAGGGTCCTTCACTGTTCCTGCAGATAGTGGCTATGGACAAAAGAAATACAAGTCTTCAACCAGAAAGATCGCTTTGTCTCTAACTCTGGTAATAGCTTGTATTAGCGCAATCGTTATAACCATTGTGTCAAGCGCCATTGGTTATGTTTACTTGAAGAGAAGAAAACAGGTCGAGGGAGAAGGTAACTAGCACCTCAATTTTCTTGTCTTTCGTTTCAGAACttgaattacaatttttttaatggcTATTCTATATGGTTAAAAGGGTAATGTTTATTTGAAATTCAGGGATATGGGGAAACATTCAAAGAAAATCTGCACTTCACTTATATGGCAGTGCCAGTGAGAGACATGTCAAAGACCTAATCGATTCAGGGCGGTTTAAAGAAGATGATACAGACGGAATAGAGGTACCATTTTTTCATTTAGAAAGTATTCTTTCTGCAACGAGAAACTTCTCAAACGCAAACAAGCTGGGGCAAGGGGGATTCGGACCAGTTTATAAGGTAATAGATTCTTATTCTACTACTGTTTAAATTTCATCTTCTAGCTTTGTTTGGTTATAAAGGAATGCGTGAAACTGGAACCTATTACCAGGGTAAGTTCCCCGGAGGGCAAGAGATTGCTGTAAAGAGGCTCTCAAGTGGTTCAGGGCAAGGCTTagaggaattcaaaaatgaggTGGTCCTGATTGCAAGACTTCAACATAGGAATCTCGTTAGACTATTAGGCTATTGTGTTGCAGGAGATGAAAAGATGCTACTCTATGAGTATATGCCTAACAAAAGCTTAGACTCCTTCATATTTGGTGAGTCAAATGTGTATTTAtcgaatattatatatatgtattcacAGAAACTAAGCAGTCACTAAAGATATGTTCTTCAATGGAAATGACATACCTTAACAAGATCGGAAGCTATGCGTTCTACTCGACTGGGATATGCGATACCGTATAATATTGGGAATTGCTCGAGGCCTTCTATATCTCCACCAAGATTCAAGGCTGAGAATAATTCACAGAGATCTAAAAACAAGCAACATTCTACTAGATGAGGAGATGAATCCAAAGATTTCCGATTTCGGGATGGCAAGGATTTTTGGTGGCAAAGAAACTTCTGCAAACACAAATAGAGTAGTTGGAACTTAGTAAGCTTTGCCTTTACTCGACTCCTATTGTACAATCATATTGGTTTATAGTCTCTTACCTTTTGATGTTGCAGTGGATATATGTCGCCTGAGTATGCACTAGACGGCCTTTTCTCATTCAAATCAGATGTATTTAGCTTCGGTGTTGTCGTAATAGAGATCATCAGCGGGAAGAGGAACACCGGATTTTATCAGCCTGAACAGTCATTGAGCCTtctaggttatgtaagttatttatgtTCTATTTCACTCACCCTCCTACAATATTTGATCTTATTCTCTACTTACTGCCATCTTTGCATATTGTACAACTCTTCCCAGGCATGGCATATGTGGAAAACAGGCAAGGCAATGGATTTACTGGACCAGACACTGCGTGAGAGTTGCAAAGCAGACGAGCTGCTAAAGTGTCTAAACGTAGGACTGCTGTGCGTACAAGAAGACCCCGGTGATCGTCCCACCATGTCACAGGTAGTTTTCATGCTCGGCAGCGAGAATGCATCGGTTCCGGCACCAAAACAACCGGCATTCGTAGTCAGGCGATGCCCTTCTAGCAAAGCTTCTTCATCTAGCAAACCAGAGACATTTTCCCAAAATGAGCTAACCGTTACCTTGGAACATGGTAGGTAGTTCTCAAGAAGCCACTTGgagaatcaaattttatttatttctagttttatatcatttaataatTCGTACTGCCCTTGATTTTGCAATTGTTATGTTTAAGAATGAAATGTAAGTACTTTTTTTTAACCCTATTTCTTCATGATTACCAAAATTCTAAGTTCCAGATATCAAATATGCTGTCAGCCAAACATTTGTATCTGTGATTGTCTGCTGAAACCTGTCTAATTCAAATCGTATTCTGGGCCTGACTAAAGTGTTTGGGTGGTCTAAATAGCAAATCCATACTCTTATGGGTACATAAACGATTAAATTTCCAAATTGCAACGCAGAGAGATTGAGTTCAATGCTACGATGGTAAAGGAGTAATTGTTGGAttaaatcgagtaaaaaattttaaattatttttgttcatgAGTCTATATTgtttagtttgaaaatttttgtatcACGTGAAACAAAATTCATCTAAATCGattcaaataaatttgtttaagttaaattaaaagggattaaataggttagattaaaattttattgtcgtattattaaattataagttagagcacgtaaatttaaaatcatatatatttgatgaCTTATCTgtttaaatcctaaaatttatcagtttgaataaataaataaattttgaaattttaagtttttttttataaattccttaaagaaaatcttgaatattatataaatatatatattgagtttttaaagattattttgaattattttatatttttatgacaATTTTGAAATTGGAGTGAACTCAAGAGGTATTTCACcaaattgttattaaatttttggttaTATCTAATTGCAAAATTCAACTTGAATAaactaaattacttatttaagttgatttaaaataacaatttgatttgattaatttaaaatttaatttaaattttattttttgattactGGGGttgtccaaaatttaaaattgaaattaaagtatCAACAAAATGTTATGCCCCACATTTTACTTAGCCGATAATTGGAAGTAAGTTCGTTGAAGCCAAGAATCATCTTATTACTCTCTTATGTTTTGAAAAAGATAATGGGAGTGGTGGAAAATATTATGGAGGGGTGATGTACAGTGATCTTATTCACTTTGACTTTGCCATCATTCTATCCAAAACCTGACTAGTGcaccaaaatgtaattttagttttgcATTTCATACCTCATCTTACtttcacatatttttattaaaattggagtatttaattaaatttctttcaACATTTTGTTGAGCTGAAAAGGTGAAGACTTTCAATGTAAtctatttttcttattcaaGATATTTGTTTTTCATAGAAGACTACATTAAGATAATTTCCACAATTCTAGTCCTTGACGAAAATCATGTCAAAAGCTTTTTTTATTAGATATtcacattgatatttaatggtaggctaattctatttttaataggaGATCAACGGAACActtattgtaacacctctaacccatatccgtcgccggaacagggttatagagcattaccggaataaacagatcaaatacaaacatttcatattatttaacattcacatctgatattattcataaagccccttatatgagccctcgaggcctaaaacatacattagaaacaagtcgggactaaatcgggtactcagagaattttttgcaaaatctcaatatttttctaaggtgcaagggacacacgcccatgtgatcAGGCCGTGTGagtgacacacccgtgtcttaggccgtgtgggcattcgaaatatgGAACACGGCCGTGCCCTAGCCCGTGTTAgtacctgtgtaactctctgacttgggtcacacggccaagtcacatgcccgtgtgctaggccgtgtgaacataaaaatttgcattaaataggtgcagggctcacacggccaagccacgcACCCgtatgccaggccgtgtgaaaaattctgagcattctgttttgaattttaaagatgcaggggacacacggctgaaACACATGCCCATATGCTAGGCTGTGTGTCACAtatggctgagacacatgcccgtgtccctgcccgtgtggacaaaataaggtcatttccaagccatatttcttaCCCAAATTTTCCTTCCACCTACATAAACACTTAAATATGCTTTCAAGCCAATACAAGACAttcaaatccaaccaaaatcaagttttatacTTAACATCTTACCAAATCCATTCAAGAATCTTTACTTACCAACTTGACCATATGCATATATAAACTCATTTGTACCTAATTTACCAATTTCAAACCAACTAtcaatatgtttaaaaattatccatcattcaaccatactagcacacattaaacatgataaGGCCATTtacatacaaatcaaaatatgatcatcacaagccattccaatggctattgacaaccaaaatcattttcatattaacATTGGCtagttaacctatacatgccattataaccaaacgtaatttactatttataccgaattgggccgatggatagtgtgatgtgtctccgaccagcttccaaccttaacgagcttccgagttactataaaacagaggaaataaaacaaagtaagctttaaagcttagtaagttcatataacggaaaattaacttaccatttatttacatttaaggtaagcatataaAATACATCTAAAGCAATTTGGTCAATTGCCTAagcacatatcctcatcaagcatgttagtcatgtaattctcatgaatatcaagaaacatatATAAGCTCATCAATAATCAATTTCCATATACTTATACTTTTCACATCAAGTATTCATGAAACATGTAAAAATCATATCCCTGTATTTCAAGTATATGTACTCGTAACAATTTATCTCAGATTCATATTATTCCATGTTAGAACTTTGCCTGTTGAATCATTCATTATtcgatggatacacgggtagtacacacgaagtgtacaaaattGTAATCCGTCCATTCATATTCGGGAATGCTCATATGAGCACATAAATGGGAAGCTCTCTCTCGAgctatataacgggaagctcatatgagccatgtaacaggaagctcatcCGGGCTgtatgtaacaacccgattttcagtggtgtcagaaatagtggttcaAGATCACCAAATCTGgcgagtaagctcgtaaattttattatttaatatttacgagtcaaatatggttttaaaaatattttagaattggtaatttataatgaattattaggtTCGAGTGGTAAAATCCTAggtcaagtgattttagaaagtgaggtatcgggacctcgtttctataaaccgagccataaatatttttataaatatttacagagtggcattaaggtggtattaacattttgttgaaaaattttaacgtttcgatagttaattaattaaaaagaactaaattgtaaaagatttaaaatttaatcactatttgacTAAATGGGTaattgataaaggaaaagggacttaaatggtaattaaaccatggtcaaaGTTTCCAAGCGATGGTGTTATGATTGATTCCACTAGCTTTtggattaattgttcttttaGTCCTAATAAgtttgggattaaattgtaaataagtttatttagttagaatttaattaaattgaaggaccatttgtgaaattaaaccttCTTTTGATGGTAATTGTGCCATATATTTATGTGATGGACAAATATGAGCATATATTTggtgttttaaattaattattaactagGGTAATATGGTAATctgatgaattaaattaaaataagtaaaataaaaag of Gossypium raimondii isolate GPD5lz chromosome 3, ASM2569854v1, whole genome shotgun sequence contains these proteins:
- the LOC105794930 gene encoding G-type lectin S-receptor-like serine/threonine-protein kinase At4g03230; protein product: MKISTQQVVPKLMIVSLVFDTQNKNHYCKNRLLRQMLPSLILHTLVFCSYILCSSAKETITSNSSISDGEGDSLVSPGKKFELGFFTPNGSSNTRRYLGIWYYGSNPQTVVWVANRDKPLLDDSGVFVVGEDGNLKMLNGNGESFWSTNLKAVPSGYKKAKLTDTGNLVLFNEEQESHSESIIWESFHNPTDTFLPGMRMDENMVLTSWKSFDDPAPGNFTFQIDQERVNQFIIWKRTTRYWKSGVSGKFIGPDGMPSAMPSAISFFLSNFTTVVLHNESMPHLTSSLYSDTRMIISFSGQIQYFKWDSRKIWSVIWAEPRDKCSIYNACGNFGSCNSNNDLMCKCLPGFAPSSPANWNNQDYSDGCTRNSRICNKKAKIDTFLSLNMMEVGNPDSQFNAKDEMECKFECLSNCQCQAYSYEEPDNMQQGGSRFAACWIWLEDLNNIQEEYEGGRNLNVRLPVSDVESTRRSCETCGTNLIPYPLSTGPKCGDAMYLNFHCNISSGEVTFDVPIGTYRVTSISPETRKFIIQTNDANDCKAGNSGDDLFRFKQPSPFHVTSRCNADEVEIGWDPPLEPTCSSPTDCKDWPNSTCNGTSNGKKRCLCNTNFQWDNLSVNCTEDSGYGQKKYKSSTRKIALSLTLVIACISAIVITIVSSAIGYVYLKRRKQVEGEGIWGNIQRKSALHLYGSASERHVKDLIDSGRFKEDDTDGIEVPFFHLESILSATRNFSNANKLGQGGFGPVYKGKFPGGQEIAVKRLSSGSGQGLEEFKNEVVLIARLQHRNLVRLLGYCVAGDEKMLLYEYMPNKSLDSFIFDRKLCVLLDWDMRYRIILGIARGLLYLHQDSRLRIIHRDLKTSNILLDEEMNPKISDFGMARIFGGKETSANTNRVVGTYGYMSPEYALDGLFSFKSDVFSFGVVVIEIISGKRNTGFYQPEQSLSLLGYAWHMWKTGKAMDLLDQTLRESCKADELLKCLNVGLLCVQEDPGDRPTMSQVVFMLGSENASVPAPKQPAFVVRRCPSSKASSSSKPETFSQNELTVTLEHGR